The following are encoded together in the Clostridia bacterium genome:
- a CDS encoding SDR family oxidoreductase yields the protein MKLVIFGATGPTGLALTQQALHAGHEVTALARNPARMTIAHPKLRIVQGDVLDPPAVEQVVIGAEAVLSCLGVKPFAGKQVQSRAGRHIVSAMQKHGVRRFIMESAYGVAESRSLASPALRAMISVFLSWTYNDKEVEEAEIKASGLDWTIIRPTALRNGPRTGKYRVGDDLCLGLGTWINRADVADFMLKQLTSTEWVRRTPAITN from the coding sequence ATGAAGCTTGTCATCTTCGGCGCGACAGGGCCGACCGGACTTGCGCTAACGCAGCAAGCACTCCATGCCGGACATGAAGTCACGGCACTAGCTCGTAACCCGGCGCGCATGACCATCGCGCATCCCAAGCTGCGCATCGTGCAGGGGGACGTGCTCGACCCCCCGGCCGTGGAGCAGGTGGTTATCGGCGCTGAGGCCGTGCTCTCCTGCCTCGGGGTGAAGCCGTTTGCGGGGAAGCAGGTGCAGTCGCGCGCTGGGCGTCACATCGTCTCCGCAATGCAGAAGCATGGGGTGCGGCGCTTCATCATGGAGAGTGCATACGGCGTGGCAGAAAGCCGGTCGCTCGCTTCGCCAGCTCTGCGGGCGATGATTTCAGTTTTTCTGAGCTGGACATATAACGACAAGGAAGTGGAAGAAGCGGAGATCAAGGCCAGCGGCCTCGACTGGACGATCATTCGGCCAACGGCACTGCGCAACGGGCCTCGTACCGGCAAATATCGCGTTGGCGATGATCTGTGCCTGGGGCTGGGAACTTGGATCAACCGCGCCGACGTTGCGGATTTCATGCTGAAGCAATTGACCAGCACGGAGTGGGTGCGTCGAACTCCGGCGATCACGAACTGA
- the carA gene encoding glutamine-hydrolyzing carbamoyl-phosphate synthase small subunit, giving the protein MQAILSLEDGRIFRGKGYGAAGECYGEVVFNTSITGYQEIFTDPSYAGQIVVLTNPEIGNYGTTPEDEEAGKPYIEGLIVREFSRVASNWRSQQVADEYLERYKIPVLADIDTRALVRHLRDHGVMRGVISTIEHDVDKLVAKARSIKKMDGTDLAKVVTTPQAYRWEKGEIEPGRIVAPVEAKHKVVAYDFGIKHNILRKLVGSCCDVTVVPASTSAEDVLAMKPDGVFLSNGPGDPEPVTYAQESIRKMAGRVPIFGICLGHQLIGLALGGKTYKLKFGHHGGNHPVKQLTTGKVEITAHNHNFAVDPDSLKQSEVELTHVDLNDNTLEGMRHRSYPLFSVQYHPEASPGPHDSHYLFGDFVKMMEEWKGK; this is encoded by the coding sequence ATGCAAGCAATCCTTTCGCTGGAAGATGGACGAATCTTCCGCGGCAAAGGCTACGGCGCAGCAGGCGAGTGCTACGGCGAAGTAGTTTTTAACACCTCCATCACCGGCTATCAGGAAATCTTCACCGACCCTTCCTATGCCGGGCAAATCGTCGTTCTTACGAACCCAGAGATAGGAAACTACGGCACCACTCCGGAAGACGAGGAGGCGGGCAAGCCTTACATTGAGGGCCTGATCGTGCGTGAGTTCTCGCGCGTGGCCTCGAACTGGCGCTCGCAGCAAGTTGCCGATGAATACCTGGAGCGCTACAAGATTCCGGTGCTTGCGGACATCGACACGAGAGCGCTCGTACGTCATTTGCGCGACCACGGCGTGATGCGCGGCGTTATCTCCACCATCGAGCACGACGTTGACAAACTGGTGGCGAAAGCGCGCTCGATCAAAAAGATGGATGGCACCGATCTGGCGAAGGTCGTCACGACTCCGCAGGCCTACCGCTGGGAGAAGGGCGAGATCGAGCCGGGACGCATCGTCGCGCCCGTCGAGGCGAAGCATAAAGTCGTTGCCTACGATTTTGGAATTAAGCACAACATCCTGCGCAAGCTGGTTGGCTCGTGTTGCGATGTGACCGTCGTTCCGGCCTCGACCAGCGCGGAAGACGTCCTGGCGATGAAGCCCGACGGAGTCTTTCTATCCAACGGCCCCGGAGATCCCGAGCCGGTGACGTACGCGCAGGAGAGCATCCGAAAGATGGCTGGACGCGTGCCGATCTTCGGCATCTGTCTCGGACACCAGTTAATCGGACTCGCACTCGGCGGCAAAACCTACAAGCTCAAGTTTGGACACCACGGCGGCAACCATCCGGTGAAGCAGTTGACGACCGGCAAGGTCGAGATTACGGCGCACAACCACAACTTCGCCGTCGATCCCGATTCGCTGAAGCAGAGCGAAGTCGAGTTGACGCACGTGGACCTGAACGACAACACGCTGGAGGGCATGCGTCACCGCTCTTATCCGCTGTTCAGCGTGCAGTACCACCCGGAAGCCTCACCAGGCCCGCATGATTCCCACTACCTGTTTGGGGACTTCGTGAAGATGATGGAGGAATGGAAGGGAAAGTAA
- a CDS encoding transposase has translation MPQVSAWKGGFSRRGTVLRPQREPVRNNGQTYFVTAQTWQRRPLFLARPWASLFIETLLHYRPSAYLLHEFVLMPEHFHLLISPVGTLEKSIQFIKGGFSFRAKRELGSNMEVWQKSFTDHRIRDDADYEKHVQYVYSNPVKRRLCNAAIEFPYCSAFPGLVKDPGPQRLKALERQAAVGAPEGAPLQRFERRALKEAPCKEVESRPG, from the coding sequence GTGCCGCAAGTCAGTGCATGGAAGGGCGGCTTTAGCCGCCGAGGGACTGTTTTGAGGCCGCAACGAGAACCGGTCAGGAACAATGGGCAAACGTACTTTGTCACGGCGCAGACGTGGCAGCGGCGTCCGTTGTTTCTAGCACGACCCTGGGCGAGTTTGTTCATCGAGACGCTTTTGCACTACCGGCCATCAGCTTATCTTCTCCATGAGTTTGTGTTAATGCCGGAGCACTTCCATCTGCTCATATCGCCTGTCGGAACTTTGGAGAAGTCGATCCAGTTCATCAAGGGCGGGTTCTCCTTCAGAGCCAAGAGGGAACTGGGATCGAACATGGAAGTGTGGCAGAAGAGCTTCACCGATCACCGGATCAGGGATGATGCTGATTACGAGAAGCATGTACAGTACGTTTATTCGAATCCGGTGAAGAGGCGGCTTTGCAATGCCGCGATAGAGTTTCCCTATTGTTCAGCGTTTCCTGGTTTAGTGAAGGACCCAGGCCCTCAGCGCCTAAAGGCGCTGGAGCGTCAGGCTGCCGTTGGCGCGCCTGAAGGCGCGCCCCTTCAAAGATTTGAGCGTAGGGCGCTGAAAGAAGCCCCTTGCAAAGAAGTTGAGAGTCGGCCCGGCTGA
- the carB gene encoding carbamoyl-phosphate synthase large subunit yields MPRRNDISKILIIGSGPIVIGQSAEFDYSGTQACKALKDEGYEVVLVNSNPATIMTDPEMADRTYVEPLTRTYLEEIIKQEVQRGVGNGFAILPTVGGQTALNLAVELADSGVLEKYNVTLIGAQLEAIKKAEDRLMFKDAMTRIGLDVPRSALVNNLRDGLDFSTKLGFPVVLRPSFTLGGSGGGIAYNREELLELLARGLDLSPVHEVLIEESVLGWKEYELELMRDMADNVIVICSIENFDPMGVHTGDSITVAPAQTLSDREYQAMRDAALKVIREIGVETGGSNIQFGIHPSNGRMVIIEMNPRVSRSSALASKATGFPIAKIAAKLAVGYTLDEITNDITRKTPACFEPTLDYVVVKIPKWQFEKFPGTDETLGPQMKSVGEAMAIGRTFKEALLKGIRSLETGKRLGSEKIEPKIVTKRLVTPHPERLRYLRYALRNGHTVQQVAKITGIDPWFLYQLKEISDAQIELENTSLDAIDADTLREAKRLGFSDARISEVWHIPNGGAERVRQLRKQHGVAPVYKRVDTCAAEFESYTPYMYSTYEEEDEAAPTAKKKVMILGSGPNRIGQGIEFDYCCCHAAFALRDDGYETIMVNCNPETVSTDYDTSDRLYFEPLTFEDVMAIYEHESQGGAEVGLIVQFGGQTPLNLALPLKAAGVPIIGTSPESIDLAEDRKRFGKLLDELKIPQPPGGTAVSVEEAVAVANRIGYPVLVRPSYVLGGRAMVIAYDDEAVVRYMKEAVEYSQDRPILIDHFLEEATEVDVDAISDGEDVVIGGIMEHIEEAGIHSGDSSCVLPSVDISERSLNTIREHTYKLARALKVVGLMNVQYAIQRDTVYVIEVNPRASRTVPYVSKATGVPLAKIAARLMTGRKLREFLPENVARANRGEVSDLNTGAGHYVKSPVFPWNKFPGVDTVLGPEMRSTGEVMGVADTFGEAFAKAQIAAGQTLPTKGTIFISVEDRDKPNVADVARKFVDLGFKLVATHGTADVLERTGMQVERVYKVKEGRPNVVDLIKGERIQLIINTPHGIEPWFDEKAIRRAAIVARIPTITTLSAARAAVDGIPVLQRGVVTVQNLQELHAGRKAVAK; encoded by the coding sequence ATGCCTAGAAGAAACGACATTTCGAAGATCCTCATCATCGGTTCCGGGCCGATCGTAATCGGCCAGTCGGCCGAGTTCGATTACTCGGGCACACAGGCTTGCAAGGCGCTCAAGGACGAAGGTTATGAAGTGGTGCTGGTGAACTCCAATCCGGCCACGATCATGACCGACCCCGAGATGGCCGACCGCACCTACGTCGAGCCGCTTACGCGCACCTACCTGGAAGAGATCATTAAACAGGAGGTGCAGCGCGGCGTCGGCAACGGATTTGCGATTCTGCCTACCGTCGGCGGACAGACGGCGCTCAACCTCGCCGTTGAACTGGCCGACTCCGGCGTGCTGGAGAAGTACAACGTCACGCTGATCGGCGCGCAGCTTGAGGCAATCAAAAAGGCCGAAGATCGCCTGATGTTCAAGGATGCGATGACGCGCATCGGGCTCGATGTGCCGCGTTCAGCGCTGGTGAACAATCTTCGCGATGGCCTCGACTTCAGCACGAAGCTCGGGTTTCCGGTCGTGCTGCGTCCGTCGTTCACGCTCGGTGGGTCGGGCGGCGGCATCGCCTACAACCGTGAAGAGTTGCTGGAACTGCTGGCGCGCGGACTCGACCTCTCGCCCGTGCATGAAGTGTTGATCGAAGAGAGCGTGCTGGGTTGGAAGGAATACGAACTCGAATTGATGCGCGACATGGCCGACAACGTCATCGTCATCTGCTCGATCGAGAACTTCGATCCCATGGGCGTGCACACCGGCGATTCCATCACCGTGGCACCCGCGCAGACCCTCAGCGACCGAGAGTACCAGGCTATGCGCGATGCGGCTCTCAAGGTCATCCGCGAGATCGGAGTTGAGACGGGCGGCTCCAACATTCAGTTCGGCATACATCCGTCGAATGGACGCATGGTCATCATCGAGATGAATCCTCGCGTTTCGCGCTCTTCCGCGCTGGCGTCGAAAGCTACGGGATTTCCGATTGCAAAGATCGCAGCGAAACTCGCAGTCGGCTACACGCTTGATGAGATCACGAACGACATCACGCGCAAGACTCCCGCGTGTTTCGAGCCTACGCTTGACTATGTTGTCGTGAAGATCCCGAAATGGCAGTTTGAGAAGTTTCCTGGCACCGACGAGACGCTTGGCCCGCAGATGAAGTCCGTCGGCGAGGCAATGGCGATTGGACGCACATTCAAGGAAGCGCTGCTGAAAGGCATTCGATCGCTTGAAACCGGCAAGCGGCTTGGCTCGGAAAAGATCGAGCCGAAGATCGTTACAAAGCGGTTGGTAACGCCGCATCCCGAGCGGCTACGGTATCTGCGTTACGCGCTGCGCAACGGACATACGGTGCAGCAAGTCGCAAAAATTACCGGCATCGATCCCTGGTTCCTCTACCAGTTGAAAGAAATCTCCGACGCGCAGATTGAGTTGGAGAACACATCGCTCGACGCCATCGATGCCGACACGTTGCGCGAGGCGAAGCGCTTGGGCTTCAGCGATGCTCGTATTTCCGAGGTGTGGCATATCCCGAACGGCGGTGCCGAGAGGGTTCGGCAGTTGCGAAAACAGCACGGCGTGGCTCCGGTGTACAAGCGCGTCGATACCTGCGCAGCGGAGTTTGAGAGCTATACGCCGTACATGTACTCGACCTACGAGGAAGAGGACGAGGCCGCGCCAACCGCAAAGAAGAAGGTCATGATCCTCGGCAGTGGGCCGAACCGCATCGGGCAGGGAATCGAGTTCGACTATTGCTGCTGCCATGCGGCATTCGCGCTGCGTGACGACGGCTACGAGACAATCATGGTCAACTGCAATCCCGAGACTGTCTCGACGGATTACGACACCAGCGACCGCCTGTATTTTGAGCCACTCACGTTTGAAGACGTTATGGCCATCTACGAGCATGAGTCGCAGGGCGGCGCGGAAGTCGGCCTGATTGTGCAGTTCGGCGGACAGACGCCGCTGAACCTTGCGCTGCCGCTGAAGGCTGCCGGTGTACCCATCATCGGAACGTCGCCAGAGTCAATTGACCTCGCAGAAGATCGCAAGCGTTTTGGCAAGCTGCTGGATGAGCTGAAAATTCCCCAACCGCCGGGGGGCACGGCTGTTTCAGTCGAAGAAGCCGTTGCCGTCGCGAATCGGATTGGGTACCCGGTACTGGTGCGGCCGTCGTACGTGCTAGGTGGACGCGCCATGGTCATCGCCTACGATGACGAGGCGGTTGTCCGTTACATGAAGGAAGCGGTCGAGTATTCGCAGGACCGTCCTATTCTCATCGATCACTTCCTGGAAGAGGCGACGGAGGTGGACGTTGACGCCATCAGCGATGGCGAGGATGTCGTCATCGGCGGCATTATGGAACATATCGAGGAGGCCGGCATTCACTCCGGCGATTCGTCTTGCGTGCTGCCCTCGGTCGATATCTCTGAACGCTCGCTGAACACGATCCGCGAGCACACGTATAAGCTAGCGCGAGCGCTGAAGGTTGTCGGACTGATGAACGTGCAGTACGCGATCCAGCGCGACACGGTTTATGTGATTGAGGTGAACCCACGCGCATCGCGCACGGTGCCCTATGTTTCGAAGGCGACTGGCGTGCCCCTGGCGAAGATCGCCGCACGACTGATGACCGGACGGAAGCTGCGCGAGTTCCTGCCGGAAAACGTCGCTCGCGCGAATCGCGGAGAAGTGAGCGACCTCAACACTGGTGCCGGCCACTACGTAAAGTCTCCGGTCTTTCCATGGAACAAATTCCCTGGCGTTGATACGGTCCTCGGGCCGGAAATGCGCTCTACCGGCGAAGTGATGGGCGTTGCGGATACCTTTGGCGAAGCGTTTGCCAAGGCGCAGATCGCCGCAGGGCAAACACTGCCGACGAAGGGCACCATTTTCATCAGCGTTGAAGATCGAGACAAGCCGAACGTGGCGGACGTCGCTCGCAAGTTTGTCGACCTCGGATTCAAGCTTGTGGCTACGCACGGCACGGCCGATGTGCTGGAACGAACGGGCATGCAGGTTGAGCGCGTCTACAAAGTGAAGGAAGGGCGTCCGAATGTCGTCGACCTGATTAAGGGCGAGCGCATTCAGCTCATCATCAACACGCCGCACGGAATAGAGCCTTGGTTCGACGAGAAGGCCATCAGGCGGGCCGCCATTGTTGCGCGCATCCCTACGATCACGACGCTCTCAGCTGCGCGTGCTGCCGTGGATGGTATCCCCGTATTGCAGCGTGGCGTTGTTACTGTCCAGAACCTTCAGGAACTGCACGCGGGACGGAAGGCTGTCGCGAAGTAA
- a CDS encoding DUF1028 domain-containing protein, whose product MRTFARAVAVCSVLLSSLLLCAQQPRPSEFAHTFSIVARDPQTGELGVAVQSHWFSVGSSVPWAEAGVGAVATQSFVDPSYGKLGLDLMRAGRSAPDVLKGLVAADDGRDVRQVGMVDAQGRVAAHTGTKCVGEAGHIVGENFTVQANMMLNGKIWPAMAAAFRQAKGDLADRMLAALDAAQAAGGDARGRQSAAIIVVKAKASGRPWEDRVFDLRVEDSPEPLKELRRLITLQRAYNHMNAGDLAVEHKDNEGALREYGAAEKLASGVEGVDPSRLAEMTYWHAQALAQMGRLDEALPLFKRAFAIYPNWVIMTPRVAKSGLLPSDPKVLDRILAQAPPK is encoded by the coding sequence ATGAGAACTTTCGCTCGCGCCGTCGCAGTCTGTTCCGTTCTGTTGTCGTCCCTTCTTCTCTGCGCGCAGCAGCCCAGGCCGTCTGAATTTGCGCATACGTTCTCCATCGTTGCGCGAGATCCGCAGACGGGCGAGTTGGGCGTAGCGGTGCAGTCGCACTGGTTTTCCGTGGGCTCGAGCGTGCCTTGGGCGGAGGCCGGCGTCGGTGCGGTTGCGACGCAGTCGTTTGTCGACCCCAGCTACGGTAAGCTCGGGCTCGATCTGATGAGGGCTGGGCGCAGTGCGCCGGATGTGCTGAAAGGGTTGGTCGCCGCCGATGACGGGCGCGACGTTCGACAAGTCGGGATGGTGGATGCGCAGGGTCGCGTCGCAGCACATACCGGTACGAAATGCGTTGGCGAGGCCGGACACATCGTTGGCGAGAACTTCACCGTCCAAGCCAACATGATGTTGAACGGCAAGATATGGCCGGCCATGGCAGCCGCCTTCCGTCAGGCAAAGGGCGATCTGGCCGACCGCATGCTCGCAGCACTCGACGCAGCACAGGCCGCTGGTGGTGACGCTCGCGGACGGCAGTCGGCGGCCATCATCGTGGTGAAGGCGAAAGCGAGCGGGCGTCCGTGGGAAGACCGCGTCTTCGACCTGCGCGTGGAAGATAGCCCCGAGCCGCTGAAAGAGTTGCGTCGCCTTATCACTCTGCAACGCGCTTACAACCACATGAATGCCGGCGATCTCGCGGTGGAGCACAAGGACAATGAGGGCGCACTGCGCGAGTACGGAGCGGCTGAGAAACTGGCCTCCGGCGTTGAGGGGGTTGACCCTAGCCGCCTGGCCGAGATGACGTACTGGCACGCACAGGCTCTCGCGCAAATGGGCCGTCTTGACGAGGCGTTGCCGCTGTTCAAGCGCGCTTTTGCGATTTATCCAAACTGGGTGATCATGACTCCGCGAGTTGCGAAATCAGGCCTATTGCCGAGTGATCCGAAGGTGTTGGATCGCATTCTGGCGCAGGCACCTCCCAAGTAA
- a CDS encoding dihydrodipicolinate synthase family protein yields MLLNGIFPPITTPFYPDGQVYHKKLEHNVERYSRTPISGIVVQGSTGEALMLSDQEKRDVLKTAIESAAAEKVMIAGCGIESAIETLRLIEYAAELGYDAAMIRTPHYYKAQTKPENTLAFYRTVADRSPLPLIIYNFPQSTGYDIPADVVVQLAEHPQIAAIKESCGVIEKVKMMIDNTRHIKRAATVTERFEPVTGRMMKKATASVSAAAAGEVIPAAALATSSVKPSSSGVQMVGNLKMRQKEVGFQVLVGSAQKLYASLQVGAVGAILAFADAAPTACYEIYAAFKDGDMKLSQEKQERIAKAAVRIVGELTIPGVKYAMDLNGYFGGVGRLPLLPLTGEAKAEVEQLMANINN; encoded by the coding sequence ATGTTGCTCAACGGAATCTTTCCCCCGATCACGACGCCGTTCTATCCCGACGGACAGGTCTATCACAAAAAGCTCGAGCACAACGTTGAGCGCTACTCCAGGACGCCGATCAGCGGAATCGTGGTGCAGGGATCGACGGGCGAAGCGCTCATGCTCAGCGACCAGGAAAAGCGGGACGTTTTGAAGACGGCGATTGAAAGTGCTGCGGCCGAGAAGGTCATGATTGCCGGATGCGGCATCGAGTCGGCGATCGAGACCTTGCGCCTGATTGAGTATGCGGCCGAGCTTGGGTATGACGCCGCCATGATTCGTACGCCGCACTACTACAAGGCGCAAACCAAGCCGGAGAACACGTTGGCCTTCTATCGCACCGTCGCCGATCGCTCGCCGCTGCCGCTCATCATCTACAACTTCCCGCAGTCCACCGGTTATGACATTCCGGCCGATGTGGTCGTCCAGCTTGCCGAGCACCCGCAGATTGCTGCCATCAAGGAGTCTTGCGGCGTTATAGAGAAAGTGAAGATGATGATCGACAACACGCGGCACATCAAGCGCGCGGCGACCGTCACCGAGCGCTTCGAGCCTGTCACCGGCCGCATGATGAAGAAGGCAACTGCGTCTGTGTCGGCAGCGGCAGCCGGAGAAGTGATCCCCGCAGCGGCCCTGGCCACGTCATCGGTGAAGCCGTCGTCCTCGGGCGTGCAGATGGTTGGCAACTTGAAAATGCGGCAGAAAGAAGTCGGGTTCCAGGTGCTTGTTGGCTCGGCGCAGAAGCTGTACGCATCGTTGCAGGTTGGCGCGGTCGGCGCCATTCTCGCATTCGCCGATGCTGCACCCACCGCATGTTACGAGATCTATGCGGCGTTCAAAGATGGCGACATGAAGCTGTCGCAGGAAAAGCAGGAACGCATTGCGAAAGCCGCCGTGCGCATCGTCGGCGAACTCACCATCCCCGGCGTGAAGTACGCGATGGACCTTAACGGCTACTTCGGCGGTGTCGGACGTCTGCCGTTGCTGCCGCTGACTGGCGAGGCTAAGGCCGAAGTCGAACAGTTGATGGCGAACATCAACAACTGA
- a CDS encoding TetR family transcriptional regulator encodes MPPLGLKRNTAQGRAHQAVAGADVSAHVTESPSAQSRSMPPLTPPHGDTRFDRRLGEILTHATAVFYEKGYEGASMRDLSRVSGMSLAGLYYYFESKEKLLYLIQKETFTTIIQRLRERLQAVVDPEARVRVFISNHLEYFLANMQAMKVLSHEADVLKSGYGKEIQDIKREYYRICFGLIEDLRRREKGVGSAAASNGSRAVSARVSARNSVRGEQSAIARAAQPAGDHERDETRIAVLSLFGMINWIYTWHNPLMDGDAGELARVMGDTFLRGLFSPCTNTAKASKPLQRRSI; translated from the coding sequence ATGCCTCCGCTGGGTTTAAAACGCAACACAGCACAGGGCCGCGCGCACCAGGCCGTTGCCGGAGCCGATGTCTCCGCACATGTAACGGAGTCGCCTTCTGCGCAATCGCGCTCTATGCCCCCACTCACCCCGCCGCATGGCGACACTCGATTTGACCGCCGGCTTGGTGAAATCCTGACACACGCCACGGCCGTCTTCTACGAAAAGGGATACGAAGGAGCTTCCATGCGCGACCTGTCACGCGTGAGCGGAATGTCGCTTGCAGGCCTGTACTACTACTTCGAATCCAAAGAGAAGCTGCTGTACCTCATACAGAAAGAAACTTTCACCACCATCATCCAGCGGCTTCGTGAGCGGCTTCAGGCCGTGGTCGATCCCGAAGCGCGAGTCCGTGTTTTCATCAGCAATCATCTCGAATACTTCCTCGCGAACATGCAAGCCATGAAGGTACTGTCGCATGAGGCCGACGTGCTGAAGAGCGGTTATGGCAAGGAGATTCAGGACATCAAGCGCGAGTACTACCGCATCTGCTTCGGCCTGATCGAAGACTTGCGGCGGCGCGAGAAAGGCGTTGGCTCTGCTGCCGCGTCGAACGGCTCACGTGCTGTGAGCGCACGCGTAAGCGCCAGGAACTCTGTTCGTGGGGAACAGAGCGCCATTGCCAGGGCTGCCCAACCAGCGGGGGATCACGAAAGAGACGAAACCCGCATTGCGGTGCTCAGTCTTTTTGGCATGATCAACTGGATTTATACCTGGCATAACCCGCTCATGGACGGGGATGCCGGGGAGTTGGCACGGGTGATGGGAGACACGTTTCTTCGCGGACTGTTCTCGCCTTGCACGAACACAGCCAAGGCCTCGAAGCCATTACAACGCCGAAGCATTTGA
- a CDS encoding enoyl-CoA hydratase/isomerase family protein: MASTTTPASTENKQVVNYRTDAGVAVIEMNDPPANTYTYEMNRQLDEAILKARMDNDVYVIVLTGAGDKFFSAGANIRMLASVDPTFKYYFCLHANEMLLRLEHTPKLVIAALNGHCVGGGLEIAMAADMRIARKDAGKIGLPEVNLGVLPGTGGTQRLSRIVGKSKAIELMVTGNTFSFEEGKEMGIVNDIFERDNFMENIMEYARQFCPPNKAAKAVGRIKRAVQTGWEIPMESALAVERENQQILFQSEDAKEGLAAYVEKRPATFTAK; encoded by the coding sequence ATGGCCAGCACCACCACTCCGGCTTCAACGGAAAACAAGCAAGTCGTCAACTACCGCACAGATGCGGGTGTCGCAGTCATCGAAATGAACGATCCTCCGGCGAACACCTATACGTACGAGATGAATCGCCAGCTCGATGAAGCCATACTGAAGGCGCGAATGGACAATGACGTTTATGTCATCGTCCTCACCGGCGCGGGGGATAAGTTCTTCTCCGCCGGCGCGAATATTCGCATGCTGGCCAGTGTCGATCCGACGTTCAAGTACTACTTCTGTCTGCACGCCAACGAGATGCTGCTGCGCCTGGAGCACACCCCGAAGCTCGTCATCGCTGCGCTCAACGGCCATTGCGTTGGCGGCGGACTGGAGATCGCCATGGCGGCCGACATGCGAATTGCACGGAAGGATGCCGGCAAGATCGGTTTGCCGGAAGTGAACCTTGGCGTGCTGCCTGGCACTGGCGGAACTCAACGCCTCTCGCGCATTGTCGGCAAGTCGAAGGCAATCGAACTGATGGTGACCGGCAACACTTTCTCCTTCGAAGAAGGCAAGGAGATGGGCATCGTCAACGACATCTTCGAACGCGACAACTTCATGGAAAACATCATGGAGTACGCGCGCCAGTTCTGTCCGCCAAACAAGGCAGCGAAGGCCGTCGGCCGCATCAAGCGCGCCGTACAGACCGGATGGGAAATTCCGATGGAATCCGCGCTGGCAGTCGAGCGCGAAAACCAGCAAATTCTCTTCCAGAGCGAGGACGCTAAGGAAGGCTTGGCTGCTTACGTTGAAAAGCGCCCGGCAACGTTTACGGCGAAATAG